From Woronichinia naegeliana WA131, the proteins below share one genomic window:
- a CDS encoding pentapeptide repeat-containing protein, with protein MSPIQNLIVWLDCCYSEPLNFTFSELTPKIGKSYSLIVTNRRFQMMPQGINLDPSALKVALLQDLNPSSAGIGRVTTLTLTQLIAAYLAEYRQPLFYLNLGEPILLTYHAASQHDRESSSPRTKSSCPYPGLRPFQVEESSYFFGRRDLTARLLNKVRLSRFVALVGNSGTGKSSLLKAGLIHSLQTGSSISGSDRWIVRVVQPGEKPLNSLVLALLNPDLSTAEQSRQLNQIQPLVHQGANGFRKILEVFFRDRLVLIVDQFEEMFTLCQNALERETFLDCLLGAIAPETSVSEVSPHHNWQSDSQEVSRFCCVLSLRADYLGQCLEMQGGCFSNYLQENLIMIPPMDRTTLREVIVEPAQQANFSLNPDLVNTILQDADYGSNTLPLLQYTLFQLWRQGKDLQVDAYRELGGIRDSLNQRANLAYEGLTDLEQETTHHIFLTLVQMNESGVPLIRGVVNRDLVTPRYTVALINVVVQKLVHEQLLTTEAIPLATGIEQPFLIRLAHEIIAQEWKLLQKWLSHRQDNLRKKQKIEEAARIWQNVPIKTQKNYLLTGTVLKEARKFQEVQPQLAPSDRVPLSQVAEVFIQASIRAQRSNQAKFVALIGIIPLILLIFGGFQLYQQSQFQRYWQVVKDNQGKRESMPRLQALETLNQMGQSLSNQDFNEINLQGINLANANLAKSSFTESFLTGANLSQANLEKADLTQTELTGANLTGANLSQGKLLKSYLTGANFSKVNLGEADLSGANLMRINLTGANLQKANFAQAELTGANLAKANLSNSNLTKANLWGVDLSDANLNNTNFSHADLTRVNLAGAKLKGVNLEGANLSNADFSGVNDIPLAQVKSACNWQKATFTEETKRQLAQTKAAKFPACH; from the coding sequence TTGAGTCCGATTCAAAACCTGATTGTTTGGTTAGATTGTTGCTATAGTGAACCTTTAAATTTTACTTTCTCCGAGCTAACTCCTAAAATTGGCAAAAGTTATTCTCTCATTGTCACTAATCGGCGTTTTCAGATGATGCCCCAGGGCATTAATCTTGATCCCAGTGCTTTGAAAGTGGCTCTTTTGCAAGATTTAAATCCTTCCTCTGCTGGGATAGGTAGGGTGACAACTTTAACACTGACCCAATTAATTGCTGCCTATCTAGCGGAGTATCGCCAACCCCTTTTTTATCTTAATTTAGGAGAACCGATTCTTTTGACCTATCACGCTGCCTCCCAACATGATCGGGAATCTTCTTCACCTCGCACAAAGAGTTCCTGTCCTTACCCTGGTTTGCGGCCTTTTCAAGTAGAAGAATCCTCTTATTTCTTTGGTCGTCGGGATCTAACGGCTAGGTTGCTGAATAAAGTTCGTTTGAGCCGTTTTGTTGCCCTGGTGGGAAATTCTGGTACGGGCAAGTCTTCTCTTTTGAAGGCCGGTTTAATCCATTCTCTTCAGACAGGTAGTTCTATTTCGGGGAGCGATCGCTGGATAGTGCGCGTTGTTCAACCAGGGGAAAAGCCCTTAAATAGTTTAGTCCTCGCATTGCTGAATCCCGACCTTTCGACTGCGGAGCAATCGCGGCAATTAAACCAAATTCAACCCCTTGTTCATCAAGGTGCAAATGGCTTTCGCAAAATTTTAGAGGTGTTTTTCCGCGATCGTCTTGTGTTAATCGTCGATCAATTCGAGGAGATGTTCACCCTCTGCCAAAACGCCTTAGAACGAGAAACTTTTTTAGATTGTCTGCTAGGAGCCATTGCTCCAGAAACATCAGTATCAGAAGTTTCCCCCCATCATAATTGGCAATCAGATAGTCAGGAAGTGTCGCGTTTTTGTTGTGTTTTATCCCTACGAGCAGATTACCTCGGACAATGTTTAGAAATGCAGGGGGGCTGTTTTAGTAATTATCTTCAGGAAAATCTGATTATGATCCCACCGATGGATCGTACAACCCTGCGGGAAGTGATTGTGGAACCAGCCCAACAGGCCAACTTTTCCCTAAACCCTGATTTGGTTAACACGATTCTTCAGGATGCGGACTATGGTTCCAATACCTTGCCACTCTTACAGTACACTCTCTTTCAACTCTGGCGACAAGGTAAAGATTTACAGGTCGATGCTTATCGAGAGCTAGGGGGAATTAGGGATAGTTTAAATCAACGGGCTAATTTAGCCTATGAGGGGTTGACCGATCTAGAACAGGAAACGACCCATCATATTTTCCTAACTCTTGTACAAATGAATGAGAGTGGCGTTCCTTTAATTCGAGGCGTAGTCAACCGCGATTTGGTGACTCCTCGTTATACCGTTGCCCTGATCAATGTGGTCGTCCAAAAACTTGTTCATGAGCAATTGCTAACGACTGAAGCGATTCCTTTAGCTACCGGCATAGAGCAACCTTTTCTAATTCGCCTCGCCCATGAAATCATTGCTCAGGAATGGAAATTATTACAAAAATGGTTAAGCCATCGTCAAGATAATCTCCGCAAAAAGCAAAAAATTGAGGAAGCCGCTAGGATTTGGCAAAATGTTCCCATTAAGACTCAAAAAAATTATCTCTTGACTGGCACTGTTTTAAAGGAAGCCCGTAAATTTCAAGAAGTCCAGCCGCAATTGGCCCCCAGCGATCGCGTTCCTCTCTCTCAGGTAGCCGAAGTCTTTATCCAAGCGAGTATTCGTGCCCAACGGAGTAATCAGGCAAAATTCGTGGCTCTAATTGGTATTATCCCGCTTATCTTACTGATTTTTGGCGGTTTTCAACTTTATCAGCAAAGTCAATTCCAACGCTATTGGCAAGTTGTCAAAGATAATCAAGGTAAAAGAGAAAGTATGCCTCGTCTTCAGGCTCTAGAAACCCTTAACCAGATGGGGCAATCCCTGAGTAATCAAGATTTTAATGAAATTAATTTACAAGGAATTAACCTGGCTAATGCCAATTTGGCCAAAAGTAGCTTTACCGAATCCTTTTTAACGGGGGCGAATCTCAGTCAAGCGAACCTGGAAAAGGCTGATCTGACCCAGACCGAATTAACTGGAGCTAATCTCACGGGGGCAAATTTAAGCCAAGGCAAACTCCTAAAAAGTTATCTCACGGGGGCAAACTTCAGTAAAGTTAATCTGGGAGAAGCGGATCTGAGTGGGGCGAATCTGATGCGCATTAATTTGACTGGTGCCAATCTCCAAAAGGCAAACTTCGCTCAAGCCGAATTAACGGGGGCAAATTTAGCGAAGGCGAATCTGAGTAACAGTAACCTAACGAAGGCGAATCTTTGGGGAGTGGATCTCAGTGATGCTAATTTAAACAATACCAATTTCAGTCATGCTGATCTAACTAGGGTCAACTTGGCTGGAGCAAAGTTGAAGGGAGTAAATCTAGAAGGGGCAAATTTGAGCAATGCCGACTTTTCCGGCGTAAATGATATTCCTTTGGCCCAGGTTAAATCGGCCTGTAATTGGCAAAAGGCAACTTTTACAGAGGAGACGAAACGTCAACTAGCCCAAACCAAAGCCGCTAAATTCCCTGCCTGTCATTAG
- a CDS encoding DegT/DnrJ/EryC1/StrS family aminotransferase, which produces MTIPFVDLTWQHRSLQETFIDRITQVMERGDFILGQAVRDFEAHFAEKSGVQYGIGVASGTAAIALGLQACGLEQGDEILVPTNTFIATILGILQAGFKPLLVDCDGETGLMDLEKAAQTITPNTRAILPVHLYGQMVNPQALQSLAQANNLLIFEDAAQAHLAQHQGKIAGSLGKAAAFSFYPSKNLGAMGNGGMVLTDDADLAKRVGRLRNYGAESKYYHTEMGTNSRLDSMQATILDLKLEYLAQWNQLRYQAAQYYDQLLAFVPKVRPLTNLSGAGHVYHLYVIVLEEQGPEQRQRIQTQLAEKGIETGIHYPLPCHLQPSCRFLGYQLGDFPYSENLCQQILSLPLFPGITQEQIETVVMALTTAIKST; this is translated from the coding sequence ATGACTATTCCCTTTGTTGATTTGACCTGGCAACATCGATCGCTGCAAGAAACTTTTATTGACCGCATTACTCAGGTCATGGAGCGCGGAGATTTTATTCTCGGTCAAGCCGTACGAGATTTTGAAGCTCATTTTGCCGAAAAGTCTGGTGTTCAATATGGCATCGGTGTGGCATCAGGAACAGCAGCGATCGCTCTAGGTTTGCAAGCCTGCGGTTTGGAACAGGGAGATGAAATCCTAGTCCCAACCAATACCTTTATCGCCACGATTTTAGGCATCCTACAGGCGGGTTTTAAACCCCTGTTAGTGGATTGCGATGGGGAAACCGGATTGATGGATCTAGAAAAAGCCGCCCAGACAATCACCCCCAACACTCGTGCCATTCTTCCCGTTCATCTTTATGGACAAATGGTTAATCCCCAAGCCCTTCAGAGTTTGGCCCAGGCAAATAATTTGCTGATTTTTGAAGATGCGGCCCAAGCCCATCTCGCCCAACACCAGGGAAAAATAGCTGGCTCTCTGGGAAAAGCAGCAGCCTTTAGTTTTTATCCCAGTAAAAATTTGGGGGCGATGGGCAATGGTGGCATGGTACTCACTGATGATGCAGACTTGGCCAAGCGAGTAGGCCGTTTACGGAACTACGGAGCCGAAAGCAAATACTATCACACTGAAATGGGAACCAATAGTCGTCTCGATAGTATGCAAGCTACGATTCTAGATTTAAAGTTAGAATACTTAGCTCAGTGGAATCAACTCCGCTACCAAGCCGCTCAATACTATGATCAATTATTGGCTTTTGTCCCGAAGGTTAGACCCTTAACTAATCTCAGTGGCGCGGGCCATGTTTATCATCTTTACGTGATAGTTTTGGAAGAACAGGGGCCAGAACAACGTCAGCGAATCCAGACGCAGTTAGCGGAAAAGGGCATTGAAACGGGGATTCACTACCCCTTGCCCTGTCACCTTCAGCCCAGTTGCCGATTTCTGGGTTATCAATTAGGGGATTTTCCCTATTCCGAAAATCTTTGTCAGCAGATTCTTTCTTTACCCCTTTTTCCGGGTATTACTCAGGAACAAATAGAAACAGTGGTTATGGCCTTAACAACTGCCATTAAAAGTACCTAA